One Enterobacter asburiae genomic window, CGGCAGCGTGAAATCGTCGATCGGCGCGCCCAGCAGGGTGTGCAGGCCATCATACACCTGCCATTCCGGCATTTTACGCACCGCGTTTTCATACGCCAGCAGCCTGCTGGAAACGGATTGCCAGTTTTCGCCAAAGGCGGTCACGCCGCCCATGCCCGTAATCACCACGCGACGCGTCATAGCATTCCTCCGTTAATGGAAATGACCTGGCGGGTGACGTACCCCGCAATATCTGACATCAGATAGCTTGCCAGCCCGGCGACTTCCTCAGCCTGGCCCATACGTTTCATTGGAATGATGGACATCGCCTCTTTCAGCGCGGCCTCTTCCATCTCAATCATGCCGGTATCAATCAGCCCCGGGGCAATACAGTTCACGGTGATTTTGCGTTTTGCCAGCTCGATCGCCAGCGCTTTGGTGGCGCCGATAATGCCCGCTTTCGCCGCGCTGTAGTTCACCTGACCGCGGTTGCCCATCACGCCGGACACGGACGATAAGGTGATAATGCGCCCCCCTTTACGGGTGCCAATCATCGGCATAACGCAGGGGTGAATGACGTTATAAAAACTGTCGAGATTGGTGTGGATAACGCTGTCCCAGTCGTCTTCACTCAGTGCCGGAAAGGCGCCGTCGCGCGTAATCCCGGCGTTACTGACCACGCCATACCATGCGCCATGGGCTTCAATTTCCTGCTCCAGCACCTCGCGGCACTGTTCGCGGTTGCCCACATCAAAGGCGAGTAAACGACCGTTGCCACCCGCCTGCGTGATGGCGTCCAGCGTCTCCTGCGCGCCTGCGGCATCACGATGGTAATGCACGCCTACGGTAAACCCGTCGGCGGCAAGCTGGCGGGCGATGGCGCGCCCTATGCCTTTGCTGGCCCCTGTGACCAGTACGGAACGACTCATGCGTTAGATCCCTGATTAAAAAGCGATGTTAATTCTTCTGCGCTCGGCTGGAAGGTGTTGACCCGGCCCGTGGCCAGCGTCTCTTCATCTGCGGAAATCGCGCATTCAAAACTGCCGAAGCGTTCGTCCTGCATCAGCAGTTTTACGGTGATGTCCAGCGTCAGCCCCTGCGTAAAACGCCCGCTGGCGCAGATCAGCTCGCGCGCGCCGAGCACCATGCCCAGCGCAATATGATCCTGCCCCTGCTGCTGGCGATGCCAGCCCGACCAGACGCCGACGGTCTGCGCCATCAGCTCGAGCGCGTACCAGCCCGGCAGGTCGCCATCGGCATTCAGAAACGGTGCCAGGACGCTTTGCCTGTTGACCGCGACGCGGCAAACCGCCGTGTCGTCCGTGACGCACTCAACGGACGCCAGCAGCATCATTGGCGCATCGTGCGGCAAATAGTCGACGGGTAATAAGTAGCTCATGACGCTCTCCCCAGCAGAATACTGGCGTTATTGCCGCCAAACGCGAACGAGTTAGACAAAATGAACGGCTTTTTCAGGGCGGCGCGCTGGTGCAGCAGGCCGCACGGCGCCAGCGTGTCGTCCGGTGCGTAGCGGGCGAAGTCCTGCGGCGGCAAGGGCAGATCGCGCGTCAGGATCAGCCAGCTCAGGGCCGCTTCGGTAATACCGGCAGCGCCCAACGTATGGCCGGTAAGGTGTTTGGTTGAGCTGCAGGGCACGCTTTCCCCGAAGAGATCGTGTACCACCTGCGATTCAATCTGATCGTTGAGCGGCGTGGCCGTGCCGTGCAGGTTGATGTAGCCGATATCTTGCGGCTGCATGCCCGCTTCGTTAAGCGCCTGAGCGATAGCCCTTATCGCCCCTTCGCCCTGCGGATGCGGAGCGGAAATATGGTAAGCATCGCTGGATTCGCCCGTCCCGAGCAGCGCCACGTCGGCGGGCTCACGGCTCAGCACCATCAGCGCGGCGGCTTCACCGATGGTGATCCCCCGACGGTCGCGGCCGAACGGCTCGCAGAGCGTAGGGGAGAAGGATTCAAGGCTGTTAAAACCGTTGACGGGCATTCGGCTCAGGGTATCTGCTCCGCCGACAATGGCGATATCCACCAGCCCGGCTTCGATCAGGCGCTTGCCGCCGATCATCGCCCGCGCGCTGGAAGAGCAGGCCGTCGAGATCGTATAGGCCGGGCCTTCGAGCTGAAGCCAGTTGGCAAGGAAGCGGGACGGATCGCCCAGCTCCTGCTGCGGATACTGCCAGGGCGTGCTGGTCTCGCCGTCGGTCATGCGCCTAACGTGCTCATCGCCTTCATCCAGCCCGGAGGTGCTGGTTCCCAGCACCACGGCCACGCGGTCTCGGCCGACGCGGGCGATGGCCTCGTCAACGGTCGACTGAATCTGTGCCAGCGCGGCCAGCAGCAGCTGGTTGTTGCGGGTGCGGTGTGCGGACAAGGTGTCCGGGATGGTCGGCAGCTCGCCTTCCACGCCGCCCAGTACGGCTTCGGGTGAACCCTGCAGCCAGCCGGTCCGGGCGTGCATCCCCGGCGCCACGCCAGCCGTCAGGTTCTCGGCAATCTCGTCAGGCGAGTTGCCCAGCGCGTTGACCATGCCAACAGCGGAAATATAAATCATCTCAGTCACCCAGATATTGAATGGTGATGTGGTATTTGAATACGTGCTGCTCGATGCTGATCGGTTCGCGCTTGCCCTTGCGCTGCAGGTAGACAATCTCCGTCACCAGCTTGCCGCTGGCGTTGCGCAGCTCGCGTCGATCGCCATTGTCCGTTAACGTCCAGCCCTTGGGCAACTGTGGCTGCCAGGCGCTAATCGGCCAGTGGCTGAGCATCACGTCGGCCAGCACCTGGCTGGCTGGCGGCAGCTGCGGCACGACGATCGACTGCTCGGTATGAATACCGGTCTCATCGTACGTCGCCAGGAACAGGCGAATGCCCACGGAAGAGAGCCCGGCCAGCGTCACCTTATGCGCATCCGCGTTGAGCATCACCAGCAGAGACTGCGTTTGTCCGTTAAAGCTGCCGGTCAGCAGCTGTTGGGAGCTGACCGCCGGGCTAATGCCGGGTGGCGGGAGCGTAACTTTAGTTCCCGGCTGGAGCCAGGCCTGGGGACGCGTCTCTTTGGTATCGGTCGAATGGCTGCAGCCTGCCAGCAGCAGCGCCGCGGCCAGCGCGGCGGCGCGGTAAAAAGCGTTCATTTACGTTTTCTCTCTTTCTTATCCGGCATCGCCAGCGGAGCCAGCAGGAAGGCGGTAAAAATACCGCTCACCAGCACGATACCAAAGCTGCTGATGGCCTGGGTGGCGCTGAAGACGAGCATGCCCAGCGTGAGCAGCGTGGTCATCATGGCCAGCGTAATCGCCAGCATTGAGGTCAGCGGCGTACCGCGCGGGTTGCTGAAAAACAGCGTGTAGTTAATGCCGATGCCGAGCACCAGAACCAGCGCCAGCAGTGAAAACAGGTTCACCGGGTGGCCCGTTGCGGCCAGGACCGCCAGCCCGCAGCTCAGCGACAGCACGGACGGCACCAGGCTTATCAGCCCTTTACGCCAGCCGAGGCGCAGCATTGCCCCGCAGGCAATCACCGCCAGCGCGGCAAACAGTAGCCCCGTCAGCAGCGTGCGATAGAGGGCAAACAGGCTGTCAAAGCTGGCTTTGCGATCGACCCAGACGACGCCGTCATGGCGCGCGGCAAGTTCACCGAGATGCGCGCTATTTTTCGCGCCGTCCACCGGCACTAGCACGCCGCTTTCCCCGTCGGGCAGGGTCAGCCAGAGCAGACGCCAGCCTTCGCTGGCCGGGCTTTTCAGCCACGCGTCCACGCTGACCGGCATGGCGTCGAGATTCGGGGATACGGCGTTAAGCCCGGCGCTTTTCAGCACGTTCGTTACCGCAGGGGCAGCGTCGCGCAGCAGCGTAAGATCGCTTTTCTGGCGGGCCAGCGAGTTCAGCGGCAGGGTACGCCAGCGGACAATCTCTCCCGCTTTTTGCGCCTGTGCGAGCGCCGGGGTAAAGGCTTCCAGACGCTCCAGCGTTTGCTGAGGCGAGGCGCCATGAACCACAAACCATTTCTGATCGACGCTCTGTCCGGTCAGGGCGGTAATGGCCTTCTCCTGCGCCAGAATATCCTTCGGCAGGGCCTGCAGCTGGGCGATGTCGTCGTCCACCCTCAGGGTGCTCATCCCCACGGCGGAGAGCAGCGCCAGCGCGACGGGCAGACCAACGGACAGTTTTTTATTGCGTCGCCAGGCGGCCAGCCAGCGCAGCATCAGGACCATCAGCGGGACCGGGCGCACCGGTAAACCCCGGCACAGCCACGGATGCCAGAAAATCACCGTCAGGCAGGAGGCGCTCAGCCCCACGGCGGCGAATACCGCCATCTGGCGGATCCCGGGGAAGGGGGCCAGCATCATTATCAGGTAGGCGGCGACGGTCGTCAGCAGCGCCAGCAGCAGCGCATTGCGCACTTTCGCCAGGCTTTGCCAGGGAGAGTGCTCCGCGCCGTGTACCATCCGTTCGGTCAGGTAGTAGAGCGTATAGTCGGCTGAAATACCGATGATGCTCATGCTCATCACCAGCGTCATCAGGTGCAGTTCGCCAAAGAGCAGCAGCGTCACCACCGTGCCCGCCAGCGCGCCGATGGCAATCGAGAGCACGCTCAGCAGCAGCGGGCGCAGAGAGCGGAATACCGCCACGATGAGCAGGAACACGCCAAGCAGGGTGGCGATGCCCAGCGTCGAGACGTCGCGTTTGGCCTGCTGGCTGGCGTAATCGCTGTAGAATACCGTCCCGCGCGAAAGCAGCTGTGCCTGAGGGTAACGAGCTTTTAGCGTCTCCTGCAGCGCGTTAAGCGTCGTCACCAGCCGGTGGGTCTGCTGCATATCAAATGACGATCCTGCCAGCTCGCCGTGAAGCAGATACCAGTAGTTTCCCGCCTCATCTTTTGTGACCAGCCAGCCGTCCATCAGCCGCAGCTTCTGGCCGTTTTGCGCCAGAGCGAGCTGGGAGCCGCGCATCAGCATCAGGGGATCGTTTTGCAGCTCTTTGCCGCTGACGCCGGAAAAGGCCGAATAGAGCTGAGATAAAATCCACTGCGCCTGTGCTTCTCCGCCGTTTTGCAGGCGGGCGCGGGTGGCGGGATCGATCAGGCCATTTCGGTGCTGCCAGAAGAATTCTCCCCAGGCCTTTTGCCCGGCGGCGTCCATCGGGCCTTTGACCTTGCTGAGCGCGTCGCTGCTTTGCAGCAGCGCCAGCCACTGCTGCGCCACGTGCGGATCCGGCTCTTTGCCGGGGCTGACCAGCCAGACCAGCTGGCGGTCGAGACGCTGCATAAATCCGTCGTTGAGCGCTGGCGGGATCGCCCCCAGCGTCTGTTTCGGCAGCATGGCCAGCACGCTGCTGTTCAGACGCGCGCCGGGCAGCAGCGACAGCAGCACGCCCAGCAGAATCAGGCATAGCGTGGCCCACAGCAGCGCCGGGCGCAGGGATTTACGGTGCGGCAAAGCGTTGGCGTTCGTCATCGGTCAGGCTGGCGGGCGTCAGTTGGTGGCGTGAAAGAGCGATATCGGTCCGGTCGCCCTGTTTGTCGTTGAGACGAATCGTCTCCAGATAGGTCGCGCCGCCCAGATCGAGGGTGGCGAAAATCTTGTCCAGCGGCGTCGTTTTTGGCGTGAGCACCAGCGACCAGCGGCCCGCGCCCAGGTCTTTAAAATCGATGCGGAAGTTCTCTTCAAGCACCTTGCGGTCGGCCTGGAACAGGGCCCGCAGAAGATGGTTGAACTGGAACATCTGCGGATTATTGTCGGCAGTGATGGTCTGCGGCGGCTGGCCGTTAATTGCCTGAACCATCCGCTTGTCATCCAGCAGGAGCGTCATCGGAAACGGCGCTTTTTGATCCCACAGCAGGCCGCTGTCGCGGGCGATCAGCATCTCGCCCTGCGAGCGCAGCGGCTGCGGCATATCTTTTATCGTGCGAACCTGTTCGAAGTGCGCGCGCACCACGGGCTGCTCGGTGAAGCGCTGCTGCAGTTCATCCAGCGTCACGGCGCTGACCAGCGGGCTGACGATCAGCGCCAGCAAAGGCAACCATTTCATGGCGTCACTCCCATTCGTTCAAACAGTATTGCCGGGCTCACAAAGCACATTTCGCGGGTAGCTTCTTCTACCGCCACCTGGATGGTGTAACCGGTGGTGGTGCGTTTGCCGGTCTGCGCATCGAAAATTTGATAGGCAATGCGCAGGCGGTTTTCATACTCTTCAACGTGCGCGCGGACGCGAATACGCTGCTCAAAGGTCACCGCATCGCGGTATTTCACCCGGGTGTCGACGACGGGCCAGACGTAGCCGGAGGCCTTCATCTGGCGATAGCCATAGTCAAACTGATTGAGCAGCGCCTCGCGGGCGATCTCAAAGTAGCGGAAATAGTTGCCGTGCCAGACCACGCCCATCATATCGACGTCGTGGAACGGAACGGTGATCTCAACTTCAGTCGTAAAGCGGGGATCGGTCAGCACCCTTTACTCCTTCTCTCTGGACTCTGGCAGATGCCAGAAATCGAAAAAATTAAACCAGTCGAGCGGCGACATGAGGGCGTAATGCTCCAGCCGCTGCGCGTAGCGATCGACGGTATCCTGCAGCGCCTGCTGGCGTTCACCGCGCGGCAGGCGCAGCGGGTCGGCAAACGGTTCGCAGTGAAGGGTGAGCTTCCCCTGCTGGCGCAGGGCAAAAATCAGCACCACCGGGCAGCGCAGGATGGAGGCCAGGATAAACGGCCCCTGGGGGAACGGCGCAGGCTGGCCCATGAACGGGCTCCAGATCACGCGCCACTCGCCGCCACGCTGCGGATTCACCGCGATGCGATCGCCCACAATGGCGACCCACTCTCCGCGCTCAAGCTTCTCTTTGATAGCAATCGCGGTGTCCGGGCCGATGTCGGTAACCGACATCAAGTTCACGCTGGCCTGGGGCGCCATTTCGCTCATAATTTGCTTAAAGCGCTGGGCGTTTTCGCTGAAGATCAGAGCGTTGATGATCTTGCTGTCTTCCAGCTGAGCCAGCGCCCGGCAGGCTTCTACGTCGCCAAGGTGCGAGGCGAGCAGGAGCTTGCCCTGCGGCGCCGCGATATCCAGCGCTTCGCTCGCGCCGGGGGCAAAGACCACGTCGCGATCAAACTTCAGCTCACCGCGCCAGCTGGCGACTTTATCCAGCATCGCATTGCCGAAGCGCATAAAATGGAAAAAGCTGTTGATGTTGAGCCGTGAGGGAACAGGCATGTTCCGCTGACGCAGCTCTTGCTTCACGCGCGCAATCCACTGCCGCGAGGCCTGCCGCGCCGGACGCGCGATAAGCCAGTACACGCCGATTACCGGCCACAGCAGCACGGTAAAAGCACGCCGACCCAGCAGTTCCCAGACGCGCAGCATCAGGCGCATCCCCCACAGACCCTTGACCTCGTCCTGCTGCGCCCAGTGCTGGCGGCGTCGACGGAAAAGCAGGCCGGGCATGCGGGGCAGCATGCCGAAGAACAGCCGGGTATGCATCAGGGAGATCCGCACGTTATCTTTTAACGCGTCGAAGTGGGACAGCCCGTCCTGCGGATAGGTGACGCGGGTGGGCAGAAAGACGCTGGTGTTGCCCTGCCAGTAGAGACGGACCATCACTTCGGTGTCAAAGTCCATCCGTTTGCCGAGCGTTTCACGCGCTGCCAGCCGCAGCGTGGGCGCGACCGGGTAGACCCTAAAGCCGCACATGCTGTCTTTAAGCTGCAGGGATAAGGTCTCAATCCACACCCAGACGTGGGTTACCCAGCGACCGTAGAGTCGCGAGCGTGGAATGGAATCATCGTAAATGGGCTGGCCGGAAATCAGCGCGTCCGGGTGGCGCTCTGCCAGCGCCAGCAGTTTGGGAATATCTTCGATGGCGTGTTGACCGTCCGCGTCCACCTGCACGGCGTGGGTAAAGCCCGCGCGCGCGCATTCCTCCAGCCCCCTGATGACCGCGGTACCTTTCCCGGCGTTTTGCGCCAGACGGATCAGCGTCATCTGCGGCTGCTCCGCCGCCAGGCATTCGAGCTCCTGACGGGTGATCGCTTCGCTGCCGTCATCCACCACCAGGCACGGCAGGCCGAACGGTGCGAGACGCGACAGCACGCTGGCGATCATGGCGCCGTGGTTGTAGCACGGGATCAGTACGCAGGGGCGAAAGATCACTGACATAGACGGATTTTTCCGCTGCTGGCGGTATGGCGTTCCGCCCCGGCGTGACGCTGGTAGCTGAAGGTCAGCATCTCACGTTCGGCATGCCACTCAAGCACCAGCGTCACCGTGGTTTCCGGCAGCAGAGGCGCCTGGAACTTCACGTTTTGAATGCTGTGAAAGCGGTAGCCCGGTGCCAGTAAGGTCGTGGCGTAGTGCATCACCCAGTCAAGCTGCGCAACGCCGGGCAGCAGCGGCTGTACGGCAAAATGGCCCTGGAACCAGAACAGCGCCGCGTCGAGATGCAAAATGATTTCCAGCTTCTCCGGCTGTGTCTGGTGGCGCTCAATTTCATGAATTTTCATGAAATAACTCCTCTAACTGCGCATAGACACGCTTGTTCATACTGTTTACCGGCATTTCATCGACAATGCGCCAGTAGCGCGGAACGGCGACCGGCTCAAGCCACGGCAGCAGGGCGCGACGCCAGGCGAACTCCTGCGCTTTTTTATCCTGCATATACCCGCGCTGACGAACCGCTTCGTCCAGGACCAGCAGCGCGCCAATCCCCTGACGGCCTCCGCGCGTGACCGGCAGTACAGCCGCTTCGCAAATGCCGTCGAGCTCCAGAAGGCGACGTTCGATCTCATTAAGCGAGATGCGCTTTTCTTCAATTTTGACCACCCGCCCGCGACGACCGACGATGCTGAACAGCCCCTCGCTGTCGAAGTGGAGGATATCGTCCAGCTGGAGTCCTTCTTCCTCATGGATCAGTGGCGACGTGACGCGACAGGCGTCATCTTCCTGATGGAATATGACGCCGGGGAACGCGAGCCACGGGACGTTATCCTGCTGGCGATGGCGCCAGGCGAGGATCCCGGTTTCGGTACTGCCATAAATTTCGTCCGGCCAGATGTTAAGCCAGCCCGCGGTGGTGGAGACGTCACACCAGGGCAGCATTCCGCCTGCTGAAATCAGCATCCTGACGGGCGGCGCGGCCAGCTCGGTATCCAGGCGCTTCAGGAACGCCGGGCTGCTGATGAACAGGTAATGCCTGTCATGAGGAAGGGCGGACAGCTGCTCAGCGTAGTAGAGCATCGCGGCATGCAGCGGCAGGCCCAGCGCCATCGGCAAGACAATGCGGAATGTCAGACCGTACAGATGTTGCGGTACGACCGAGGCGACAACGCTACAGCCGGCCAGACGATCGCCGAAGCGGTCAGCCAGCAGACGGGCTTCGCGATCCAGACTGACGATGTGCTTAATCACCCGGCGCGGGGTACCCGTGGAGCCGGAGGTGAACAGTTCAACGAAGCGGCTTTCGTCAATCTCCGGCAGGGCCGCCCAGCGGCTAGCCGTCTGATGGCTTGAGGCCACCACGATCAGCTTCCCATGGAAGCCGAGAGTCCGATCGCTCAGAATGCCGCTAAACAACGCCTGCTGCTCTTCAAGCTGCGAGACGCGGCTATGGCCGGGAATGACCGGCGTTTTACCGGCGTGCAGCGAGGCCAGCAGCGCAACAATAAACAGGTAGCTGTTTTCAAAGCACAGCGCCCAGCGTTCGCCATCCTGCTGACGCAGGGTGTCGACCAGTAAGGTCACGTCGTGGCGCAGCTGGCCCAGCGTCCAGGTACGATCGTCAAGCCAGGCAACGGGCGTATCGTCAGGGCGCGGCGCGTTTAGCCACTGGCCCAGCGGAAGGGGGTTAGTCATTGTGCATCTCTTTTTTTATCACCCGCTGGCGTACCAGCCACTCGGCCGCCATCAGCGTCCCCATCAGGATGTAGGCCACCATACCGTTCCACAGCGTCCACAGATGCATGTCGCCGTGGAGGACGGTGAACAGCGCCATCGCGCCGTTACCGATGAAAAAGCCGCACCAGACGAGGGTCACCTTGCGGGTATAGCGCACGCCCTCCGGGGGCAAATTTGGCTCGCGCAGGCGCGCCAGCCGCTCGACAAGCGGCATTGCGGTCCACAGCGACCCCCCGAACACGGCCAGCATCACAAGGTTGACGACCACCGGGTAGAGCAGCAGCCACTGGTGGGTTTTCAGCAGGTAGCTGGCCGCGCAGAGCGTGATACCCGCCAGCGCCACGCACTGCACCACATACCGCATCGGGCCAGCGTTCCGCTGCGCCTGACGCAGCCGCAGCAGCAATACCAGCGCCATCACCGGTAACAGCCACTGCAGGCTGTTATGGGTCAGCCCAAATCCAATCAGGAAGGGCCACGCCAGCAGCATCAGCCCCGTCAGCAGTGGGATGACCGGGAACGTCCGTCCACCACGCACCGTGTCTTACTCTTCGCGCAGAAGCTGTTCGACGGCGTCTACCACATCCTGAACGGTACGAACCGATTTAAAGGTTTCCGGCTTGATTTTCTTGCCCGTTTTTTTCTGCAGATGAACAATCATGTCCACCGCGTCAATGCTGTCCAGCTCCAGGTCTTCGTAAAGACGGG contains:
- a CDS encoding 3-ketoacyl-ACP reductase FabG2: MSRSVLVTGASKGIGRAIARQLAADGFTVGVHYHRDAAGAQETLDAITQAGGNGRLLAFDVGNREQCREVLEQEIEAHGAWYGVVSNAGITRDGAFPALSEDDWDSVIHTNLDSFYNVIHPCVMPMIGTRKGGRIITLSSVSGVMGNRGQVNYSAAKAGIIGATKALAIELAKRKITVNCIAPGLIDTGMIEMEEAALKEAMSIIPMKRMGQAEEVAGLASYLMSDIAGYVTRQVISINGGML
- a CDS encoding ApeP family dehydratase, producing the protein MSYLLPVDYLPHDAPMMLLASVECVTDDTAVCRVAVNRQSVLAPFLNADGDLPGWYALELMAQTVGVWSGWHRQQQGQDHIALGMVLGARELICASGRFTQGLTLDITVKLLMQDERFGSFECAISADEETLATGRVNTFQPSAEELTSLFNQGSNA
- a CDS encoding beta-ketoacyl-[acyl-carrier-protein] synthase family protein — protein: MIYISAVGMVNALGNSPDEIAENLTAGVAPGMHARTGWLQGSPEAVLGGVEGELPTIPDTLSAHRTRNNQLLLAALAQIQSTVDEAIARVGRDRVAVVLGTSTSGLDEGDEHVRRMTDGETSTPWQYPQQELGDPSRFLANWLQLEGPAYTISTACSSSARAMIGGKRLIEAGLVDIAIVGGADTLSRMPVNGFNSLESFSPTLCEPFGRDRRGITIGEAAALMVLSREPADVALLGTGESSDAYHISAPHPQGEGAIRAIAQALNEAGMQPQDIGYINLHGTATPLNDQIESQVVHDLFGESVPCSSTKHLTGHTLGAAGITEAALSWLILTRDLPLPPQDFARYAPDDTLAPCGLLHQRAALKKPFILSNSFAFGGNNASILLGRAS
- a CDS encoding DUF3261 domain-containing protein codes for the protein MNAFYRAAALAAALLLAGCSHSTDTKETRPQAWLQPGTKVTLPPPGISPAVSSQQLLTGSFNGQTQSLLVMLNADAHKVTLAGLSSVGIRLFLATYDETGIHTEQSIVVPQLPPASQVLADVMLSHWPISAWQPQLPKGWTLTDNGDRRELRNASGKLVTEIVYLQRKGKREPISIEQHVFKYHITIQYLGD
- a CDS encoding MMPL family transporter; its protein translation is MTNANALPHRKSLRPALLWATLCLILLGVLLSLLPGARLNSSVLAMLPKQTLGAIPPALNDGFMQRLDRQLVWLVSPGKEPDPHVAQQWLALLQSSDALSKVKGPMDAAGQKAWGEFFWQHRNGLIDPATRARLQNGGEAQAQWILSQLYSAFSGVSGKELQNDPLMLMRGSQLALAQNGQKLRLMDGWLVTKDEAGNYWYLLHGELAGSSFDMQQTHRLVTTLNALQETLKARYPQAQLLSRGTVFYSDYASQQAKRDVSTLGIATLLGVFLLIVAVFRSLRPLLLSVLSIAIGALAGTVVTLLLFGELHLMTLVMSMSIIGISADYTLYYLTERMVHGAEHSPWQSLAKVRNALLLALLTTVAAYLIMMLAPFPGIRQMAVFAAVGLSASCLTVIFWHPWLCRGLPVRPVPLMVLMLRWLAAWRRNKKLSVGLPVALALLSAVGMSTLRVDDDIAQLQALPKDILAQEKAITALTGQSVDQKWFVVHGASPQQTLERLEAFTPALAQAQKAGEIVRWRTLPLNSLARQKSDLTLLRDAAPAVTNVLKSAGLNAVSPNLDAMPVSVDAWLKSPASEGWRLLWLTLPDGESGVLVPVDGAKNSAHLGELAARHDGVVWVDRKASFDSLFALYRTLLTGLLFAALAVIACGAMLRLGWRKGLISLVPSVLSLSCGLAVLAATGHPVNLFSLLALVLVLGIGINYTLFFSNPRGTPLTSMLAITLAMMTTLLTLGMLVFSATQAISSFGIVLVSGIFTAFLLAPLAMPDKKERKRK
- a CDS encoding LolA family protein, whose amino-acid sequence is MKWLPLLALIVSPLVSAVTLDELQQRFTEQPVVRAHFEQVRTIKDMPQPLRSQGEMLIARDSGLLWDQKAPFPMTLLLDDKRMVQAINGQPPQTITADNNPQMFQFNHLLRALFQADRKVLEENFRIDFKDLGAGRWSLVLTPKTTPLDKIFATLDLGGATYLETIRLNDKQGDRTDIALSRHQLTPASLTDDERQRFAAP
- a CDS encoding acyl-CoA thioesterase encodes the protein MLTDPRFTTEVEITVPFHDVDMMGVVWHGNYFRYFEIAREALLNQFDYGYRQMKASGYVWPVVDTRVKYRDAVTFEQRIRVRAHVEEYENRLRIAYQIFDAQTGKRTTTGYTIQVAVEEATREMCFVSPAILFERMGVTP
- a CDS encoding glycosyltransferase family 2 protein, with the protein product MSVIFRPCVLIPCYNHGAMIASVLSRLAPFGLPCLVVDDGSEAITRQELECLAAEQPQMTLIRLAQNAGKGTAVIRGLEECARAGFTHAVQVDADGQHAIEDIPKLLALAERHPDALISGQPIYDDSIPRSRLYGRWVTHVWVWIETLSLQLKDSMCGFRVYPVAPTLRLAARETLGKRMDFDTEVMVRLYWQGNTSVFLPTRVTYPQDGLSHFDALKDNVRISLMHTRLFFGMLPRMPGLLFRRRRQHWAQQDEVKGLWGMRLMLRVWELLGRRAFTVLLWPVIGVYWLIARPARQASRQWIARVKQELRQRNMPVPSRLNINSFFHFMRFGNAMLDKVASWRGELKFDRDVVFAPGASEALDIAAPQGKLLLASHLGDVEACRALAQLEDSKIINALIFSENAQRFKQIMSEMAPQASVNLMSVTDIGPDTAIAIKEKLERGEWVAIVGDRIAVNPQRGGEWRVIWSPFMGQPAPFPQGPFILASILRCPVVLIFALRQQGKLTLHCEPFADPLRLPRGERQQALQDTVDRYAQRLEHYALMSPLDWFNFFDFWHLPESREKE
- a CDS encoding ApeI family dehydratase yields the protein MKIHEIERHQTQPEKLEIILHLDAALFWFQGHFAVQPLLPGVAQLDWVMHYATTLLAPGYRFHSIQNVKFQAPLLPETTVTLVLEWHAEREMLTFSYQRHAGAERHTASSGKIRLCQ
- a CDS encoding AMP-dependent synthetase; the protein is MTNPLPLGQWLNAPRPDDTPVAWLDDRTWTLGQLRHDVTLLVDTLRQQDGERWALCFENSYLFIVALLASLHAGKTPVIPGHSRVSQLEEQQALFSGILSDRTLGFHGKLIVVASSHQTASRWAALPEIDESRFVELFTSGSTGTPRRVIKHIVSLDREARLLADRFGDRLAGCSVVASVVPQHLYGLTFRIVLPMALGLPLHAAMLYYAEQLSALPHDRHYLFISSPAFLKRLDTELAAPPVRMLISAGGMLPWCDVSTTAGWLNIWPDEIYGSTETGILAWRHRQQDNVPWLAFPGVIFHQEDDACRVTSPLIHEEEGLQLDDILHFDSEGLFSIVGRRGRVVKIEEKRISLNEIERRLLELDGICEAAVLPVTRGGRQGIGALLVLDEAVRQRGYMQDKKAQEFAWRRALLPWLEPVAVPRYWRIVDEMPVNSMNKRVYAQLEELFHENS
- a CDS encoding acyl carrier protein, which encodes MIEQETIYQEVCGLLTKLFEIDPQDISPEARLYEDLELDSIDAVDMIVHLQKKTGKKIKPETFKSVRTVQDVVDAVEQLLREE